The Agelaius phoeniceus isolate bAgePho1 chromosome 4, bAgePho1.hap1, whole genome shotgun sequence genome includes a region encoding these proteins:
- the LOC143693777 gene encoding uncharacterized protein LOC143693777: MPHKMATAARVGVAGAGRRVDALTSLGGTLPAVRRCRRQGALRLQFADADRRGRCACTPGGGERSGGCQFETTTPGRPCGRKARRLTQRPTRHMNGWWAEAAACRGSGLGAGSSRRLCHAGRSRGSDAGGAKPPSGRPHGAERRGRGVRPAPRPRSAVPVAGARLGRGALPPADGGAPGGALLPRAGSCRSRPGRAAPGAAAVTVRRLPSGWRRRGSRRAAASPSGRCRCCGRGRTSGCGGGSAAGSALRAESARHRWHDTAAECLSARGSSFHANRWSGIAEQ, translated from the exons ATGCCGCACAAGATGGCGACGGCCGCCCGAGTGGGCgtggccggggcggggcgccgtgtcgacgCGCTGACGTCATTAGGCGgaactctgcctgcagtgcgccgatgcagacggcagggggcgctgcgcCTGCAGTTCGCCGATGCAGAccgcagggggcgctgtgcctgca ctcccggtggcggagaacggagcggtggctgtcagtTCGAGACTacaactcccggcaggccctgcggccgtaaagcgcggcgtctgacgcaacggccgacgcgccatATGAATGGCTGGTGGGCCGAGGCGGCCGCGTGCCGGGGGAGTGGGCTGGGCGCGgggagctcccggcgcctgtgccacgcgggacggagccgcggcagcgacgctggaggggcgaagcctccgtccggccgcccgcacggagccgagcggcgcggaaggggcgtccgcccggcgcctcggcctcgctcagcggtcccggtggcgggggctcggctcgggcggggcgcgctgccgcccgccgatggcggagcgccgggcggtgctttgctgccgcgggccgggagctgcaggagccgccccgggcgagcggcgccgggcgctgccgcggtcactgtgcggcggctgccctcgggctggcggaggcgcgggagccgccgagctgcagcgtctccctcgggccgctgccgctgctgcgggcgggggcggacgagcggctgcggaggcggctccgcggcgggctcagccttgcgagcagagagcgctcgacatcgctggcatgacacggctgctgagtgcctcagtgctcgtggctcttccttccacgcaaacagatggagcggcatcgctgagcagtaa